In Puntigrus tetrazona isolate hp1 chromosome 15, ASM1883169v1, whole genome shotgun sequence, the DNA window GCGTGTGCTTCAGAGCGACGGAGGCGCACACCCAGGCATTTCtctgttgtatttgttttagattAGCTGAACCAACCCCGAATCCATTCAGTCTAATGCTTTTATTGTAGCCCCCATTGTCAAGTCGCAATTCGTTCATTTGCGTTATCTAAATGAGAGTGTTTCCCATTAGTGTGGGACCAGAAGAATCTAAATGCTTTATGACATCACAATCCACTATCACCCGGCAACCTGGGCAGCTGTCAGTCAACCGTACGAGTGGAAGGAGAGTTTAAAAAGAGCGCTTGGGATTTCTGAGGGTCCAGAACCAGAACCGCAGCTACAAAGAGACACTCCGTGAGCGGAAGACAGAGCTTTGAGATGAGACTGTGTGAGCTGCAGTGGTATTTGGCCCTGTTGGGTCTGTCTCTTATGCTATGTGGTCGCAGTGCAAATTCACAGCTAGAACCGGACCTGGACTTCCGCCATCGCAGACTTATGCAGAGAGCAAGAGCGATTGGACAGGCAACACAGGTGAGTCTCAAACGAACATTGACATGCAATCTGGGGCCTGTATTATCAGCATTTATCAGCTAGCATCTGCTTTTCTATTGTCTGCATGTTCAAGGCTGCCATGCATCGCAAAATCACATTCAACTATAATGAACAATTGTTCCTTCAAAAtttgtcatttactcatcttTATATCACTCCAAAAAGGTACAGACTGactttttaattagaaaaagtcaaaagagtccccaatatatatatatatatatatatatatatatatatatatatatatatgtatatatatatatatatatgtatatgtatatatatatatatatatatatatatatatatatatatatatatatatatgtatatgtacatgtacatgtacatgtatatgtatatgtatgtatgtatgttataATGATTTCAGTACAATTTCagtacatttttgggtggactatccctttaaataaagcagctaaatgtatatttcagtttgtttaatgCTCTTGTTCATTCAGCCTTTTAATAGATGTTTAAATTGGAAATTACTACAATCCCTATCTAATTCTATAGGAAGACATCATTActtccagtctctctctctctctctctctctctctctctctctctctctctctctctctcatagtctacacacattttaaattacccTGTGTTTTCTCATTTACTTCTTGGCAAGTAAATGCATTATCTTTTACTATACAGGAACTCTGTGTTAATGGAATGCATTTAGTTCTAATCAAAACACACAATGCCCTATTAATACGAAatggcttttcttttttagccTCGTTTAATTCACGCATACCTTGATCTAACTGTATGCACACCATTAGTTTTACTAGAAGGTGTTTATTCTCCAAATAAAATCCTACTTTATGCGTTTTAACATTTCTCTCAGGACTGGACTAAGAAAGATCTAGAGGACTTCCTTTCCCTGCTTTCCATGCCTGAAATGGAGATGCGCGGGACCGACGTTTCAACGGCAGGTGAAAACGAGGACCTGCGAGTGGAGATAGAGCGTTCGGCGGAAAGCTCAAACCACCTGCCCGCCCGGGAACGCAAAGCAGGATGCAAAAACTTCTACTGGAAGGGCTTCACTTCCTGCTGAGGCCCTCGCTTGAAATTGCCAATCTCTTGCTGAGCTAACTGCCATGGTCAAACCACAAGTTCATTGGTTCTGTCAGTCAATCGATTGATTGTAAGCTAATAAAATTcgaaataaagaataaaatcaaaagagcTTTTTGTTGTGAGTGACATGATGGTGTGCAGCCTACATTTAGAACGCTATCTATTCTTTGGACTACATTTCTGAGGCGACATTAGCATTAATGATGCgtgcgtgtttgtttgtgatgTCACAATGGTGATTAGTGGTAATTAACAAGCATTAAGGATCATTCCGTTCAATTAAACACGGTGAGAGGGACGACACACAGCGTGATTAAGAATGACAAAATAGAGAGAGCGACGAAACGTTCTGTACTGAATGTTTGTGGACGCCCCCCATCCACCTTTCCGCCATTAAAAGCCACATGTCCTGGTCTTCAGACGAGCACGCATGACTGACGGAACACGCATCATTTGCACTCTCGCGCGCACACTCTCCAGTTTGATGTGTTCTTCATTAGCGTGTTATTGGCTGTGAAAACAGACTCCATGACTCCAGCCCCGTCCCTTGAGGCTCGCGCACGGACGCGCAGACAGAGTGGAAAAGGCTGTTAGTCAGttgtaattgttatttaattatggTCCTGAAAGCACCGCAAATATTTCGACACATCTGGACTGTTTGATTAGCAAGCCTGAGAAGAGACTTCGTCAGGCATTATGAACGGCTCTCCGCTGCTGTGTTTACCGAGGACACACATTTCTCTCTGTGCCTGTGCGTGCGTGGAGAGAGGTTTAGGCTGCACATCGTTCTTTTACCCATAGAAAAGGACGAGCTTGCATTAGAATAATCAAACAGTATGTGGGTAGGCCTATATATACACGCGTTTGACGTTTTTTGTTGCTATTTGCTTGTTTGAGctattgtaaagaaaaatgcagaAGGAAAAATCGAAAGGAAATCTCTAATATCTTTCGTTTCTCCTGGTAAAATGGGATTAAATGGAGagcaaattactttttttgttgacgTATTGTGCTTCTTAGATGTCTTCATAAGTAAATGAACCCAGAAATCTTAATAAAGTGTCAAACTGTGCTGAGATGATTTGTAATAAatatctgaaatgtaaaatattcagaatatttgttgttgttgttgtgatatatatatatatatatatatatatatatatatatatatatatatatatatatatatatatatatatacatacatatacacatacaagcACACAGCAtagtttgtaattatatatttttattgaaaagacCTATAGGGTAGTTATATTTTCACCTGGATAGGAAGGAAAGATTAGCAATAATATCTCTCATGCACACATAAACCTGCACAAAGATATTCCACGTTATTCCCTCATAATTCCCTTCACCCTGCTAAACCAAAAGAGAAatatcccacaatccctctGTTATGAGGACAACAACAGGCCTAATGCATGAATTGAGTGTATCTTCTCTGTCCACACAGCTCTAGCAAAGCCAGTGACGTGTCAGGCTCTCCGAACAAAAGACTCATTACTGTCTTTCCCGATCCCCTCAGCATGCAAAAATAAGTTAAGGAAAACTGGCACACGGCCAACGTTATTTCAATTCATTGCAGTGCAGCTTATATGTGGTATTTTGTTACTTAACTATTCTTTATTTCAGTCTGGTCAGATGGAGATACACTGGCCACCGTGT includes these proteins:
- the sst1.2 gene encoding somatostatin 1.2; the protein is MRLCELQWYLALLGLSLMLCGRSANSQLEPDLDFRHRRLMQRARAIGQATQDWTKKDLEDFLSLLSMPEMEMRGTDVSTAGENEDLRVEIERSAESSNHLPARERKAGCKNFYWKGFTSC